In a genomic window of Physeter macrocephalus isolate SW-GA chromosome 14, ASM283717v5, whole genome shotgun sequence:
- the CLTC gene encoding clathrin heavy chain 1 isoform X2 codes for MAQILPIRFQEHLQLQNLGINPANIGFSTLTMESDKFICIREKVGEQAQVVIIDMNDPSNPIRRPISADSAIMNPASKVIALKAGKTLQIFNIEMKSKMKAHTMTDDVTFWKWISLNTVALVTDNAVYHWSMEGESQPVKMFDRHSSLAGCQIINYRTDAKQKWLLLTGISAQQNRVVGAMQLYSVDRKVSQPIEGHAASFAQFKMEGNAEESTLFCFAVRGQAGGKLHIIEVGTPPTGNQPFPKKAVDVFFPPEAQNDFPVAMQISEKHDVVFLITKYGYIHLYDLETGTCIYMNRISGETIFVTAPHEATAGIIGVNRKGQVLSVCVEEENIIPYITNVLQNPDLALRMAVRNNLAGAEELFARKFNALFAQGNYSEAAKVAANAPKGILRTPDTIRRFQSVPAQPGQTSPLLQYFGILLDQGQLNKYESLELCRPVLQQGRKQLLEKWLKEDKLECSEELGDLVKSVDPTLALSVYLRANVPNKVIQCFAETGQVQKIVLYAKKVGYTPDWIFLLRNVMRISPDQGQQFAQMLVQDEEPLADITQIVDVFMEYNLIQQCTAFLLDALKNNRPSEGPLQTRLLEMNLMHAPQVADAILGNQMFTHYDRAHIAQLCEKAGLLQRALEHFTDLYDIKRAVVHTHLLNPEWLVNYFGSLSVEDSLECLRAMLSANIRQNLQICVQVASKYHEQLSTQSLIELFESFKSFEGLFYFLGSIVNFSQDPDVHFKYIQAACKTGQIKEVERICRESNCYDPERVKNFLKEAKLTDQLPLIIVCDRFDFVHDLVLYLYRNNLQKYIEIYVQKVNPSRLPVVIGGLLDVDCSEDVIKNLILVVRGQFSTDELVAEVEKRNRLKLLLPWLEARIHEGCEEPATHNALAKIYIDSNNNPERFLRENPYYDSRVVGKYCEKRDPHLACVAYERGQCDLELINVCNENSLFKSLSRYLVRRKDPELWGSVLLESNPYRRPLIDQVVQTALSETQDPEEVSVTVKAFMTADLPNELIELLEKIVLDNSVFSEHRNLQNLLILTAIKADRTRVMEYINRLDNYDAPDIANIAISNELFEEAFAIFRKFDVNTSAVQVLIEHIGNLDRAYEFAERCNEPAVWSQLAKAQLQKGMVKEAIDSYIKADDPSSYMEVVQAANTSGNWEELVKYLQMARKKARESYVETELIFALAKTNRLAELEEFINGPNNAHIQQVGDRCYDEKMYDAAKLLYNNVSNFGRLASTLVHLGEYQAAVDGARKANSTRTWKEVCFACVDGKEFRLAQMCGLHIVVHADELEELINYYQDRGYFEELITMLEAALGLERAHMGMFTELAILYSKFKPQKMREHLELFWSRVNIPKVLRAAEQAHLWAELVFLYDKYEEYDNAIITMMNHPTDAWKEGQFKDIITKVANVELYYRAIQFYLEFKPLLLNDLLMVLSPRLDHTRAVNYFSKVKQLPLVKPYLRSVQNHNNKSVNESLNNLFITEEDYQALRTSIDAYDNFDNISLAQRLEKHELIEFRRIAAYLFKGNNRWKQSVELCKKDSLYKDAMQYASESKDTELAEELLQWFLQEEKRECFGACLFTCYDLLRPDVVLETAWRHNIMDFAMPYFIQVMKEYLTKVDKLDASESLRKEEEQATETQPIVYGQPQLMLTAGPSVAVPPQAPFGYGYTAPPYGQPQPGFGYSM; via the exons ctgGGAAAACTCTTCAGATATTTAACattgaaatgaaaagtaaaatgaaggcCCATACCATGACCGATGATGTCACCTTCTGGAAATGGATCTCTTTGAATACGGTTGCTCTTGTTACGGATAATGCAGTTTATCATTGGAGTATGGAAGGAGAGTCTCAGCCAGTGAAAATGTTTGATCGCCATTCTAGCCTTGCAGGGTGCCAGATTATCAATTATCGTACTGATGCAAAGCAAAAGTGGTTACTTCTGACTGGCATATCTGCACAG CAAAATCGTGTGGTAGGAGCTATGCAGTTATATTCTGTAGATAGGAAAGTGTCTCAGCCCATTGAAGGACATGCGGCTAGCTTCGCACAGTTTAAGATGGAAGGAAATGCAGAAGAGTCGACGttattttgttttgcagtacgggGTCAAGCTGGAGGGAAG TTACATATCATTGAAGTTGGCACACCACCTACAGGGAACCAGCCCTTTCCAAAGAAGGCAGTGgatgttttctttcctccagaaGCACAAAATGACTTTCCTGTTGCAATGCAG ATCAGTGAAAAGCATGATGTAGTATTCTTGATTACTAAGTATGGTTATATCCACCTGTATGATCTTGAGACTGGTACCTGCATCTACATGAATAGAATCAGTGGAGAAACAATCTTTGTCACTGCACCTCATGAAGCCACAGCTGGAATAATTGGAGTAAACAGAAAGGGACAA GTTCTCTCAGTATGtgtggaagaagaaaacataattccTTATATCACCAATGTCCTACAAAATCCTGATTTGGCCCTGAGAATGGCTGTACGTAACAACTTGGCTGGTGCTGAAGAACTCTTTGCCCGGAAATTTAATGCTCTTTTTGCCCAGGGAAATTACTCAGAGGCAGCAAAGGTGGCTGCTAATGCACCAAAG gGAATCCTTCGTACCCCAGACACCATCCGTCGGTTCCAGAGTGTCCCAGCTCAGCCAGGTCAAACTTCTCCCCTACTTCAGTACTTTGGAATCCTTTTGGACCAGGGCCAGCTAAACAAATATGAATCCTTAGAACTGTGTAGGCCTGTACTTCAGCAAGGGCGGAAACAGCTTTTGGAGAAATGGTTGAAAGAAGATAAG CTGGAATGCTCTGAAGAACTAGGAGACCTTGTGAAATCCGTGGACCCTACATTGGCACTTAGTGTGTACCTAAGGGCTAATGTGCCAAATAAAGTCATTCAGTGCTTTGCAGAAACAGGTCAAGTCCAGAAGATTGTTTTATATGCTAAAAAA GTTGGATATACCCCAGACTGGATCTTTCTGCTGAGAAATGTTATGCGAATCAGTCCAGATCAGGGGCAGCAGTTTGCTCAAATGTTAGTTCAGGATGAAGAACCTCTTGCTGATATCACACAG ATTGTCGATGTGTTTATGGAATACAATCTAATTCAGCAGTGTACTGCATTCTTGCTTGATGCACTGAAGAATAATCGCCCATCTGAAGGTCCTTTACAGACACGGTTGCTTGAGATGAACCTTATGCATGCACCTCAA GTCGCAGATGCTATTCTAGGGAATCAGATGTTCACACATTATGACCGGGCTCATATCGCTCAGCTGTGTGAGAAGGCTGGCCTCCTGCAGCGTGCATTAGAACACTTCACTGACTTATATGATATAAAGCGTGCGGTTGTTCATACCCATCTTCTTAACCCTGAG TGGTTAGTGAATTACTTTGGGTCCTTATCAGTAGAAGACTCCCTGGAATGCCTCAGAGCCATGCTATCTGCCAATATTCGTCAGAATCTACAGATCTGTGTGCAAGTGGCTTCTAAGTATCACGAACAACTGTCCACTCAGTCTCTGATTGAACTTTTTGAATCTTTCAAGAGTTTTGAAG gtcttttttattttctgggatCCATTGTTAACTTTAGTCAGGACCCAGatgtgcactttaaatatattcaggCAGCTTGCAAGACGGGgcagatcaaagaagtagaaagaatCTGCAGAGAAAGCAACTGCTATGATCCGGAGCGAGTCAAGAATTTTCTCAAG gaagcaAAGCTAACAGATCAATTACCACTTATCATTGTGTGTGATCGATTTGACTTTGTCCATGATTTGGTGCTctatttatatagaaataatcTTCAAAAGTATATAGAGATATATGTACAGAAG gtGAATCCAAGTCGACTTCCTGTGGTTATTGGAGGATTACTTGATGTTGATTGCTCTGAAGATGTCATTAAAAACTTGATTCTTGTTGTAAGAGGTCAATTCTCTACTGATGAGCTTGTCGCTGAGgttgaaaaaagaaacag attgAAACTGCTTCTGCCTTGGCTGGAGGCTAGAATTCATGAGGGCTGTGAAGAGCCTGCTACTCACAATGCTTTAGCCAAAATCTACATAGACAGTAATAACAACCCAGAGCGATTTCTTCGGGAAAATCCTTATTATGACAGTCGTGTTGTTGGAAAGTATTGTGAGAAGAGAGATCCACATCTAGCCTGTGTTGCTTATGAACGTGGCCAGTGTGATCTGGAACTTATTAAT GTTTGCAATGAGAATTCCCTCTTCAAAAGTCTTTCCCGCTATCTGGTACGGCGAAAGGATCCAGAACTGTGGGGTAGTGTGCTGCTGGAAAGCAATCCTTACAGGAGACCCCTCATTGATCAG GTTGTACAGACAGCCTTGTCTGAGACTCAGGACCCTGAAGAAGTGTCAGTAACTGTCAAGGCTTTTATGACTGCAGACCTTCCTAATGAACTCATTGAACTGCTGGAGAAAATTGTCCTTGATAACTCTGTATTCAGTGAACACAG GAATCTGCAAAACCTCCTCATCCTCACTGCAATCAAGGCTGACCGTACCCGTGTTATGGAATATATTAACCGCCTGGATAATTATGATGCCCCAGATATTGCCAATATCGCCATCAGCAATGAGCTGTTTGAAGAAGCATTTGCCATTTTTCGGAAATTTGACGTCAATACTTCAGCAGTGCAG GTCTTGATCGAACATATTGGAAACTTAGATCGGGCATATGAGTTTGCTGAACGCTGCAATGAACCTGCAGTCTGGAGTCAGCTCGCAAAAGCCCAGCTGCAGAAAGGAATGGTGAAAGAAGCCATTGATTCTTACATCAAAGCAGATGATCCTTCATCCTACATGGAAGTTGTTCAGGCTGCCAATACTAGTG GAAACTGGGAAGAACTGGTGAAGTACTTGCAGATGGCCCGTAAGAAGGCTCGTGAATCCTATGTGGAGACAGAATTGATATTTGCACTGGCTAAAACAAACCGCCTCGCAGAGTTAGAAGAGTTCATCAATGGGCCAAATAACGCTCATATCCAGCAA gttggtGACCGCTGTTATGATGAAAAAATGTATGATGCTGCTAAGTTGTTGTACAATAATGTTTCCAATTTTGGACGCTTGGCATCTACTCTGGTTCATCTGGGTGAATATCAGGCAGCTGTTGATGGAGCTAGGAAAGCTAATAGTACTCGAACATGGAAAGAG gtCTGCTTTGCCTGTGTAGATGGGAAAGAGTTCCGTCTCGCTCAGATGTGTGGACTTCATATTGTAGTACATGCAGATGAATTGGAGGAACTTATCAACTACTATCAG gATCGTGGATATTTTGAAGAGCTGATAACCATGTTGGAAGCAGCACTGGGACTTGAGCGAGCTCATATGGGGATGTTCACCGAATTAGCTATTCTGTACTCTAAGTTTAAGCCACAGAAAATGAGGGAGCACCTGGAGCTGTTCTGGTCCAGAGTGAATATTCCTAAG GTGCTAAGAGCTGCAGAACAAGCTCATCTTTGGGCAGAATTGGTGTTTTTGTATGACAAGTACGAAGAATATGATAATGCCATAATTACCATGATGAATCATCCGACTGATGCGTGGAAAGAAGGGCAGTTCAAAGATATCATTACCAAG GTTGCCAACGTGGAACTATACTACAGAGCAATACAATTCTACTTAGAATTCAAGCCACTGTTGTTAAATGATTTGCTGATGGTGCTGTCTCCACGGTTGGATCATACTCGTGCAGTCAATTATTTCAGCaag GTTAAACAGCTACCACTGGTGAAACCATATTTGCGTTCAGTCCAGAACCACAACAACAAATCTGTGAATGAATCACTGAACAACCTCTTTATTACAGAAGAAGATTATCAG gctcTTCGAACATCGATAGATGCTTATGACAACTTTGACAATATCTCGCTTGCTCAGCGTTTGGAAAAACATGAACTCATTGAGTTCAGAAGAATTGCTGCTTATCTCTTCAAAGGCAACAATCGCTGGAAACAGAGTGTGGAGCTGTGCAAGAAAGATAGCCTGTACAAG GATGCAATGCAGTATGCCTCTGAATCTAAAGATACTGAGTTGGCTGAAGAACTCCTACAGTGGTTTttgcaggaagaaaaaagagagtgcTTTGGAGCTTGTCTCTTTACTTGTTATGATCTTTTAAGGCCAGATGTTGTCCTGGAAACTGCATGGAGGCACAATATCATGGATTTTGCCATGCCCTATTTCATCCAGGTCATGAAGGAATACCTGACAAAG